A section of the Ruania halotolerans genome encodes:
- a CDS encoding LacI family DNA-binding transcriptional regulator: MSRVGIRDVATHAGVGIGTVSNYLNHPERVSPETAGRIAAAIDTLGFVPSQAGRQLRSGTSRVIGYLAPDISNPYFTEIAESVEQGASTRNVSVFFADSHRSRSREDAYLSVFEEHRVLGLLVSSHEPIEDRLAQVRRRGTPSVLVGQQAHHPEQPSISVDDLSGGRQAAAHLIDVGRRRLAFVGGPLTIAQVAARLTGASAAVSGSGAGLEIIDTADRTVHSGQEVGRALLERTPERRPDAVLAVNDLVALGLMQALVHGGVRVPEDVAIVGYDDNEFAEASLIPLTSVRSRHEEFGPTMIDLLFESIAGEFSGQVHRTFEPALVVRASTTAGPGALPRQ, encoded by the coding sequence GTGAGCAGGGTCGGCATCCGCGATGTCGCCACCCACGCCGGTGTCGGGATCGGGACCGTCTCGAACTACCTCAACCACCCCGAACGCGTCTCCCCCGAGACTGCGGGCCGCATCGCCGCCGCCATCGACACTCTCGGTTTCGTACCCAGCCAGGCCGGCCGGCAACTGCGCTCAGGCACCAGCCGCGTGATCGGCTACCTCGCCCCCGACATCTCCAACCCGTACTTCACCGAGATCGCCGAGAGCGTCGAACAGGGCGCCTCCACCCGCAACGTCTCAGTCTTCTTCGCCGACTCCCACCGCAGCCGCTCCCGAGAGGACGCCTACCTGTCGGTCTTCGAGGAGCATCGCGTGCTCGGCCTGCTCGTGTCCTCCCATGAGCCGATCGAAGACCGGTTGGCGCAGGTACGCAGGCGAGGGACGCCGTCGGTACTCGTGGGCCAGCAGGCCCACCACCCGGAGCAGCCCTCGATCTCCGTGGACGACCTCTCCGGCGGCCGGCAGGCCGCCGCCCACCTGATCGATGTCGGACGGCGCAGGCTCGCCTTCGTCGGTGGCCCTCTGACTATCGCCCAAGTCGCCGCCCGCCTGACCGGGGCGAGCGCCGCCGTCAGTGGGAGCGGGGCCGGCTTGGAGATCATCGACACCGCCGACCGCACCGTCCACAGCGGGCAGGAGGTGGGCCGTGCGCTCCTGGAACGCACCCCTGAGCGGCGACCGGACGCCGTGCTGGCCGTGAACGACCTCGTCGCGCTCGGCCTCATGCAGGCGTTGGTGCACGGCGGCGTGCGGGTGCCCGAGGATGTCGCGATCGTCGGCTACGACGACAACGAGTTCGCCGAGGCCTCCCTCATCCCGCTCACCAGCGTGCGCAGCCGGCACGAGGAGTTCGGGCCGACCATGATCGATCTGCTGTTCGAGTCCATCGCCGGGGAGTTCTCCGGGCAGGTGCACCGCACGTTCGAGCCGGCGCTGGTGGTGCGGGCCAGTACGACAGCGGGACCGGGCGCACTGCCACGCCAATGA
- a CDS encoding ATP-binding protein, whose amino-acid sequence MRTAANNPFSPGSDTIPQVWAGRTVQLSDWRDIVRPRRDAGLPERGRTILGEAGLGKSSLVRKIARDAADAGDWVTPQLRIPSGSDPLKRVATAALALADRAGLATSTEKRVSDLLARVQRVAVSGVSLSVRQADGPEPYTALTDLLVEVGQAAIAQHRIALIHIDEMQNIADEQVLSQLLIALGDALSHEVAVPLPGGLHATRTLPIAVYLTGLPEFADMAGARKGATFARRFATTTLSAIDDNDLTAALRPFVIDGWEVTDGDGGVARIRMEPAAADLIVTLCQGEPFLFQLAGERAWYASTADVIAADQVLAGWEVAAPEAVAHVERILERLPTREREFVQVMAELPAPERTLTRIAQELGLTKHTDAGPTSQRLDTVRGIITRGKPYTFRHRAVEAYLTSDWPYVSRHD is encoded by the coding sequence GTGCGCACCGCAGCCAACAACCCCTTCAGCCCCGGTTCGGACACCATCCCTCAGGTCTGGGCCGGCCGGACCGTCCAACTGAGCGACTGGCGCGACATCGTGCGTCCGCGGCGCGACGCAGGGCTTCCCGAACGCGGACGCACCATCCTCGGCGAGGCAGGGCTCGGTAAATCCTCCCTCGTGCGCAAGATCGCCCGCGATGCGGCCGACGCCGGCGACTGGGTCACCCCGCAGCTGCGCATCCCCTCCGGATCGGACCCACTCAAGCGGGTCGCCACGGCAGCCTTGGCACTCGCCGACCGGGCGGGCCTGGCCACCTCGACGGAGAAGCGCGTCAGTGATCTCCTGGCCCGTGTGCAGAGGGTGGCAGTCAGCGGCGTGTCACTGTCGGTACGTCAGGCCGACGGCCCCGAGCCCTACACAGCACTCACCGACCTTCTCGTCGAGGTCGGTCAGGCCGCCATAGCCCAACACCGGATTGCACTCATCCACATCGACGAGATGCAGAACATCGCCGATGAGCAGGTGCTCTCCCAGCTCCTGATCGCCCTCGGCGACGCACTCTCGCACGAGGTTGCGGTCCCCCTCCCTGGTGGTCTGCACGCAACGCGAACGTTGCCGATCGCGGTGTACCTCACCGGGCTGCCCGAGTTTGCCGACATGGCCGGGGCGCGCAAGGGAGCCACGTTCGCCCGGCGCTTTGCTACGACCACGTTGAGCGCCATCGACGACAACGACCTCACCGCTGCCCTGCGTCCGTTCGTCATCGACGGCTGGGAGGTCACCGACGGAGATGGTGGTGTCGCACGGATCCGGATGGAACCGGCTGCCGCGGACCTGATCGTGACGCTCTGCCAGGGAGAACCCTTCCTCTTCCAACTTGCCGGCGAACGCGCCTGGTACGCGAGCACTGCGGACGTCATCGCCGCGGACCAGGTCCTCGCAGGCTGGGAGGTCGCCGCTCCGGAGGCGGTGGCCCATGTCGAGCGGATCCTCGAGCGGCTCCCGACCCGAGAACGAGAGTTCGTGCAAGTGATGGCCGAGCTCCCGGCGCCGGAGCGCACGCTCACGCGAATCGCGCAGGAGCTCGGGCTCACCAAGCACACCGATGCCGGCCCGACCTCACAGCGCCTCGACACCGTCCGAGGGATCATCACCCGCGGAAAGCCCTATACCTTCAGGCACCGCGCCGTCGAGGCGTACCTCACGAGCGACTGGCCGTACGTGAGCCGGCACGACTAG
- a CDS encoding phosphogluconate dehydrogenase C-terminal domain-containing protein gives MSENTYTIAVIGAGGKMGMRVSNNLVRTDHTVRYVENSEAGRQRTIDAGRELTDAATAVADADIVVLAVPDLALASVTAELVPQMRAGAVVLTLDPAAAYAGLLATREDVIQAVAHPCHPSVFLQRKTPEEWADTFGGIAAPQDAIAAVESDDEAVKTLVETTVRAIYAPVIDVHWVTVKQLAQLEPTLVETVACMIGELLNEALQEAVNTMGVPEAAARSILYGHTQVALANGLRGDNPFSDACLIAMDYGRESIIKEDWKKIFRDDELDKNLARMLHLDAIER, from the coding sequence ATGAGTGAGAACACGTACACGATCGCCGTCATCGGCGCCGGCGGGAAGATGGGGATGCGCGTCTCCAACAACCTCGTCCGCACCGACCACACGGTCCGCTACGTCGAGAACTCTGAAGCCGGCCGCCAGCGCACGATCGACGCCGGCCGCGAGCTGACCGACGCCGCCACCGCCGTAGCCGACGCCGACATCGTCGTCCTGGCGGTGCCGGACCTCGCGCTCGCCTCGGTCACCGCCGAGCTGGTGCCGCAGATGCGCGCCGGCGCCGTGGTGCTCACCCTCGACCCGGCCGCCGCCTACGCCGGATTGCTCGCCACCCGCGAGGATGTCATCCAGGCGGTCGCCCACCCGTGCCACCCGTCGGTCTTCCTGCAGCGCAAGACCCCCGAGGAGTGGGCCGACACCTTCGGCGGCATCGCCGCCCCGCAGGATGCCATTGCCGCCGTCGAGTCCGACGATGAGGCCGTGAAGACCCTTGTGGAGACCACGGTCCGCGCCATCTACGCCCCCGTGATCGACGTGCACTGGGTCACCGTCAAGCAGCTCGCCCAGCTCGAGCCGACCCTGGTGGAGACCGTGGCCTGCATGATCGGTGAGCTGCTGAACGAGGCACTGCAGGAGGCGGTGAACACGATGGGCGTGCCCGAGGCCGCCGCGCGCAGCATCCTCTACGGCCACACCCAGGTGGCGCTCGCGAACGGTCTGCGCGGGGACAACCCGTTCAGCGACGCGTGCCTGATCGCCATGGACTACGGGCGCGAGTCGATCATCAAGGAGGACTGGAAGAAGATCTTCCGTGACGACGAACTCGACAAGAACCTCGCCCGCATGCTGCACCTCGACGCCATCGAGCGCTGA
- a CDS encoding sugar phosphate isomerase/epimerase family protein, with protein sequence MFGLGTYAFFWQLSDRNPRPMTLPEAFQATRDLGIGLHQICDYAPLEQMDDAELADAAAAAQDLDLVIELGTKGIDPGHLARFLEIAAVFDATLIRTMIYGPDSRPTLEQARQWLTETMPAFEAAGVTLALETYEQLPTTDLLGLVEGVGSENLGICLDPGNVVARLENPQACVEQVADLTRAVHVKDYAFARQPGWVGFTYSGAPMGEGLHDYPHLLRTVRPRERGINEVVEHWLPWQDDPETTIRTEREWTRTAVDYLRSTT encoded by the coding sequence ATGTTCGGACTCGGCACCTACGCCTTCTTCTGGCAGCTCTCCGACCGCAACCCGCGGCCGATGACGCTGCCGGAGGCCTTCCAGGCCACCCGCGACCTCGGCATCGGCCTGCATCAGATCTGCGACTACGCGCCGCTGGAGCAGATGGATGACGCCGAACTCGCCGATGCCGCCGCCGCAGCACAAGACCTGGACCTGGTGATCGAGCTCGGCACCAAGGGCATCGACCCCGGCCACCTGGCCCGCTTCCTGGAGATTGCCGCCGTCTTCGACGCCACACTGATCCGCACCATGATCTACGGGCCCGACTCGCGGCCCACCCTCGAGCAAGCCCGCCAGTGGTTGACCGAGACGATGCCCGCCTTCGAAGCAGCCGGCGTCACCCTCGCCCTGGAAACCTACGAACAGTTGCCCACCACCGACCTGCTCGGCCTCGTCGAAGGAGTCGGCAGCGAGAACTTGGGGATCTGCCTCGACCCGGGCAACGTCGTCGCCCGGTTGGAGAACCCGCAGGCCTGCGTGGAGCAGGTCGCCGATCTCACCCGTGCCGTGCACGTGAAGGACTACGCCTTCGCCCGCCAGCCCGGCTGGGTCGGCTTCACCTATAGCGGCGCCCCGATGGGCGAGGGCCTGCACGACTACCCGCACCTACTGCGCACCGTCCGCCCGCGCGAACGCGGCATCAACGAGGTGGTCGAGCACTGGCTGCCCTGGCAGGACGACCCCGAGACCACCATCCGCACGGAACGGGAATGGACCCGTACCGCCGTCGACTATCTGAGGAGCACCACATGA
- a CDS encoding FadR/GntR family transcriptional regulator, with protein sequence MPASDRSAEITASLGSLPGTTPVSEVARRLLDLFTGGSFEPGTRLPAERQLAAALGVGRSAVREALAALEILGIVQVRPGSGTYLRGTASTLLPRTLRWGLLIGSRSTAELLELRSGLETQVAQLAASRASEHDLTELRAAVDRMRESTADLGRFAAADHDFHDRLASASRNETIVDLLHVVRSLLQVYADRAVHDEDSARRALDEHEAVLHAITERDEVAAAAAMAAHMTTANSRLGEEAQR encoded by the coding sequence ATGCCAGCCAGCGACCGTTCCGCCGAGATCACGGCGTCCCTGGGCTCGCTGCCGGGCACCACACCGGTCTCGGAGGTGGCGCGCCGCCTCCTCGATCTCTTCACCGGAGGCTCGTTCGAGCCCGGCACCCGCCTGCCCGCCGAACGCCAGCTCGCCGCGGCCTTGGGGGTGGGGCGATCCGCGGTGCGGGAAGCCCTCGCGGCTCTGGAGATCCTCGGCATCGTGCAGGTGCGGCCCGGCTCGGGCACCTACCTGCGCGGGACCGCCAGCACGCTCCTGCCCCGGACGTTGCGGTGGGGCCTGCTGATCGGTTCGCGAAGCACCGCGGAGTTGCTGGAGCTGCGCTCCGGGCTGGAGACGCAGGTCGCCCAGCTGGCGGCGAGCCGTGCGAGTGAGCACGATCTGACGGAGTTGCGCGCCGCGGTGGACCGGATGCGTGAGAGCACGGCCGACCTGGGCAGGTTCGCGGCTGCTGATCACGACTTCCACGACCGACTCGCGAGCGCGTCGCGCAACGAGACGATCGTGGACCTGCTGCATGTGGTTCGATCCTTGCTGCAGGTCTACGCCGACCGAGCGGTGCATGACGAGGACTCGGCGCGGCGCGCTCTCGACGAGCACGAGGCTGTGCTGCACGCCATCACCGAACGCGATGAGGTGGCCGCGGCCGCCGCCATGGCGGCGCACATGACGACG